One Paramisgurnus dabryanus chromosome 9, PD_genome_1.1, whole genome shotgun sequence DNA segment encodes these proteins:
- the LOC135769429 gene encoding extracellular calcium-sensing receptor-like — protein MGDPKNPLLSKDGDITIGTLLSIHSKETLSSSEFTEKPQFICSSVNVQVFRMAQIIIFAIDEINRSENLLPNVSIGYKIFDTCGSRLSSMSATMAVMNGQEFAAGDRCNGQPPIHAIIGESESSATVILSRTTGPFRIPVISHSATCECLSNRRDYPSFFRTIASDYHQSRALAYIVKHFGWTWVGAVNSDNDYGNNGMAIFLNTAQEEGICVEYSVKFYRTEHEKLLKVVNIIKQSTAKVIVAFLASFEMNILLEQLYIQNITGIQMIGVEAWITAKWLITPKSFQVLGGSLGFALRKNKIDGFLDYVIKEFWETAFPCLQRDGNSSQYVEICSRYQDLFVLKNITEDVPEQRYTSNVYKAVYAVAHALHNLLKCKEQGCEKGLTIQPQQVVEALKKVNFTVKFGDRVWFDSTGATVAQYEVVNWQQDSDGSIQFKAVGYYDASLPPDQRFVLNTENIIWAGGQLKKPRSVCSESCPPGTRKAAQKGRPVCCYDCITCADGEISNETDSNNCQQCPGEYWSNTENTECVLKAVEFLSFTEVMGIVLVFFSLFGVGITLVLVILFYSKKDTPIVKANNSELSFLLLFSLILCFLCSLTFIGRPTRWSCMLRHTAFGIAFVLCISCVLGKTIVVLMAFKATLPGSNVMKWFGPAQQRLSVFTFTLIQVLICVLWLTISPPFPYKNMKYYKEKIIFECSLGSTIGFWAVLGYIGLLALLCFILAFLARTLPDNFNEAKFITFSMLIFCAVWITFIPAYVSSPGKFTVAVEIFAILASSFSLLICIFAPKCYIILFKPKQNTKQHLMRKNTN, from the exons ATGGGAGACCCCAAAAACCCACTACTGTCCAAGGATGGAGACATAACTATTGGAACTCTTCTTTCAATCCacagtaaagaaacattatCTTCATCTGAGTTTACAGAAAAACCTCAGTTTATATGCTCCAG TGTAAATGTACAAGTTTTCCGAATGGCTCAAATCATTATCTTTGCTATTGATGAGATTAACAGAAGTGAAAATTTGCTTCCAAATGTTTCTATCGGCTATAAAATCTTTGACACCTGTGGATCAAGACTGTCTTCTATGAGTGCAACTATGGCAGTGATGAATGGTCAGGAGTTTGCAGCAGGAGACAGATGCAATGGACAGCCTCCTATACATGCTATTATAGGGGAGTCAGAGAGCTCTGCCACAGTGATTTTGTCCAGAACCACAGGACCTTTCAGAATTCCAGTG ATAAGTCACTCAGCCACGTGTGAGTGTCTCAGTAATAGGAGAGATTACCCTTCATTTTTCAGGACTATTGCTAGTGATTATCACCAGAGCAGAGCACTTGCATACATAGTCAAACACTTTGGCTGGACTTGGGTTGGAGCTGTGAACAGTGACAAtgattatggaaacaatggaatGGCCATATTTCTGAATACAGCACAGGAGGAGGGAATTTGTGTCGAGTACTCTGTGAAATTTTACAGAACAGAGCATGAAAAACTCCTAAAAGTGGTTAACATCATAAAACAAAGCACCGCAAAAGTCATTGTTGCATTTCTTGCCAGTTTTGAGATGAACATTCTACTAGAACAGCTATACATTCAGAACATTACAGGCATCCAAATGATTGGTGTAGAGGCATGGATAACAGCAAAGTGGTTGATCACACCAAAGAGTTTTCAAGTGCTGGGAGGGTCACTAGGGTTTGCACtgagaaaaaataaaattgatgGGTTTTTAGATTATGTAATTAAAGAATTCTGGGAAACAGCTTTTCCATGCTTACAGAGAGATGGAAATTCATCTCAGTATGTAGAAATTTGCAGCAGGTATCAGGATCTGTTTGTGCTTAAAAATATCACCGAAGATGTGCCTGAGCAAAGATATACAAGTAATGTCTACAAAGCAGTGTATGCTGTGGCTCATGCATTACACAATCTACTGAAGTGTAAGGAACAAGGTTGTGAGAAAGGCCTGACAATACAACCACAGCAG GTGGTTGAGGCTTTAAAAAAAGTGAATTTCACTGTAAAGTTTGGAGATCGTGTGTGGTTTGACAGCACTGGTGCTACAGTAGCCCAGTATGAAGTTGTAAACTGGCAGCAGGACTCAGATGGATCAATCCAGTTTAAAGCTGTGGGTTACTATGATGCCTCACTGCCCCCTGACCAGCGCTTTGTACTTAACACTGAAAACATAATCTGGGCTGGAGGACAGCTGAAG AAGCCAAGGTCTGTGTGCAGTGAGAGTTGTCCTCCAGGTACAAGGAAGGCTGCACAGAAAGGAAGACCTGTTTGCTGTTATGACTGTATTACATGTGCAGATGGAGAAATCAGTAATGAGACAG ATTCAAATAACTGCCAGCAGTGTCCAGGGGAATACTGGTCTAATACTGAGAACACTGAATGTGTGTTAAAGGCTGTAGAGTTTCTGTCATTCACAGAAGTTATGGGTATAGTGTTAGTCTTTTTCTCTCTGTTTGGAGTAGGAATAACTTTGGTCTTGGTCATCCTGTTTTACAGTAAGAAGGACACTCCCATAGTAAAAGCAAACAACTCAGAGCTGAGCTTTTTGTTGCTTTTCTCATTGATTCTGTGTTTTCTCTGTTCACTTACTTTCATTGGTCGCCCCACTAGGTGGTCCTGTATGTTGCGTCACACAGCATTTGGGATCGCTTTTGTCCTCTGTATCTCCTGTGTTTTAGGGAAAACAATAGTGGTGTTAATGGCATTCAAGGCCACACTTCCAGGAAGTAATGTCATGAAATGGTTTGGGCCTGCACAACAGAGACTCAGTGTTTTTACCTTTACACTTATACAAGTTCTTATCTGTGTGCTTTGGCTAACAATATCTCCTCCTTTCCcctataaaaatatgaaatattataaagaaaaaatcatttttgaaTGCAGTCTGGGTTCTACTATAGGGTTTTGGGCTGTGTTGGGTTATATTGGTCTTCTGGCTCTTTTGTGCTTCATTTTAGCTTTTCTCGCCCGGACGCTGCCTGATAACTTTAATGAAGCTAAATTCATCACATTCAGTATGCTCATATTCTGTGCTGTATGGATCACATTTATCCCAGCTTATGTCAGCTCTCCTGGAAAATTTACTGTAGCTGTGGAGATATTTGCTATTTTAGCCTCAAGCTTTAGtttactaatttgcatatttgcaCCCAAATGTTACATCATTCTGTTTAAGCCCAAACAAAATACTAAGCAGCATTTGAtgagaaaaaacacaaactaa